Proteins from a genomic interval of Leeia speluncae:
- a CDS encoding acetyl-CoA carboxylase biotin carboxylase subunit, whose translation MPKAIRKVLIANRGEIAVRVIRAAKELGIQTAVVCSEADIDSLAVKLADEHVVIGPAQAAKSYLDKEKVLAAATQVGADAVHPGYGFLSENAGFADACNAAGIIFVGPSAHAIRTMGDKAAARTAAMAAGVPVVPGSDGEVSTLESAIEAANLIGYPVMIKAAAGGGGRGIRIAKDEAELCQQYRVAVAEATSAFGNGAVYLERFIASARHIEVQILGDGESVVHLFERDCSIQRRRQKIFEEAGSPVLPDATRQALCESAVKLAKAVKYSGAGTLEYLLDSASGEFFFIEMNTRIQVEHPITEMITGVDLLKAMLKIAGGEPLPYQQSDIVRRGHAIEVRINAEDPDKQFMPCPGVVGQLVWPQGPGVRIDTLLQAQYKIPAYYDSLLAKLIVWDENRPAALARLKRCLEELSIEGVKTTQPLFLRLLATEAVQSGQYDTNWLERWMAEASAVVKPDVLPTGRAA comes from the coding sequence ATGCCTAAAGCGATCCGAAAAGTCTTAATTGCCAACCGGGGTGAAATTGCGGTGCGGGTGATCCGTGCAGCAAAAGAGCTAGGCATTCAAACCGCTGTCGTTTGCAGTGAAGCAGATATAGATAGCCTCGCTGTCAAACTCGCCGATGAACATGTCGTCATTGGCCCTGCACAAGCAGCGAAAAGCTATCTGGATAAAGAAAAAGTATTAGCCGCGGCTACACAAGTAGGCGCAGATGCTGTCCACCCGGGTTATGGGTTTTTATCTGAAAATGCGGGCTTTGCTGACGCCTGTAACGCGGCGGGGATTATCTTTGTTGGGCCATCTGCCCATGCGATTCGCACCATGGGAGATAAGGCGGCGGCTCGTACAGCGGCAATGGCTGCTGGCGTACCGGTAGTTCCGGGCAGTGATGGCGAAGTCTCTACCCTAGAGTCTGCCATTGAAGCCGCTAATCTAATTGGCTACCCAGTCATGATTAAGGCCGCAGCGGGTGGCGGCGGTAGAGGCATTCGCATTGCAAAAGACGAAGCCGAACTATGTCAGCAATACCGTGTTGCCGTGGCAGAAGCAACGTCAGCATTTGGAAACGGGGCGGTGTATCTAGAACGCTTTATTGCCAGCGCTCGCCATATTGAAGTGCAGATTTTGGGTGATGGGGAATCTGTCGTGCATTTATTCGAGCGCGATTGTTCTATTCAGCGTCGTCGCCAAAAAATCTTTGAAGAAGCCGGTTCGCCTGTATTACCCGATGCAACTCGCCAAGCCTTGTGTGAATCCGCAGTGAAACTGGCCAAAGCGGTGAAATACAGTGGAGCGGGCACGTTGGAGTATCTCTTAGATAGTGCTTCAGGCGAATTCTTCTTTATCGAGATGAATACCCGTATTCAGGTAGAGCACCCCATCACCGAGATGATTACCGGGGTGGATTTACTCAAAGCCATGCTCAAAATTGCCGGTGGCGAGCCACTCCCTTATCAGCAGTCTGACATTGTTCGCCGTGGTCATGCGATTGAAGTGCGGATTAACGCAGAAGACCCAGACAAACAGTTTATGCCTTGCCCGGGTGTGGTTGGCCAATTGGTGTGGCCACAAGGCCCTGGGGTGCGTATCGATACCCTTTTGCAAGCGCAATACAAAATTCCTGCTTATTACGACTCTTTATTAGCCAAGTTAATTGTCTGGGATGAAAACCGCCCTGCTGCCTTGGCGAGACTAAAACGATGTTTAGAAGAGCTGTCGATCGAAGGGGTAAAAACCACTCAACCGCTCTTCTTGCGTTTGCTAGCAACAGAGGCTGTGCAATCTGGCCAGTACGATACCAATTGGCTAGAGCGTTGGATGGCTGAGGCTAGTGCTGTTGTAAAACCGGACGTGTTGCCTACGGGGAGAGCCGCATGA
- a CDS encoding 5-oxoprolinase subunit B family protein, whose protein sequence is MSTENCRYTFGGDEHLFVEIDEAMSLPAFFKSMAMTSKLKAKSLPGIKEICPANASFQVKFDPFQVHPEALLALMKSIEEEVGQSDGNELQTRIIEIPVLYNDPWTNETQLRFRERHQDPKSTDLSYAARINGYTSVDEFINAHAGSPWFVSMVGFVAGLPFMYQMVEREKQIQVPKYLRPRTDTPKLTIGHGGCFGCIYSVRGAGGYQMFGVTPAPIFDHAQRQPYLQDFMCFFQPGDIVKFKAIEMAEYEAAVAQADAGQLQLRIRPVSFSMAEFEKDPAAYNRSLIEVLYGD, encoded by the coding sequence ATGAGTACCGAAAACTGCCGATACACCTTTGGGGGTGACGAGCATTTGTTTGTTGAGATTGATGAGGCAATGTCACTACCTGCCTTCTTCAAATCGATGGCCATGACGAGCAAATTAAAAGCGAAATCCCTACCGGGGATTAAAGAAATTTGCCCGGCAAATGCTTCGTTCCAAGTGAAGTTTGATCCTTTTCAGGTGCATCCTGAAGCCTTGCTGGCTTTGATGAAGTCGATTGAAGAAGAGGTTGGGCAATCGGACGGTAACGAACTTCAGACGCGGATTATTGAGATTCCGGTGTTGTATAACGACCCGTGGACCAATGAAACCCAACTACGGTTTCGTGAGCGCCATCAAGACCCGAAATCAACCGATTTATCCTACGCCGCACGAATCAATGGCTATACATCCGTAGACGAATTCATTAACGCCCATGCGGGTTCGCCTTGGTTTGTTTCTATGGTGGGGTTTGTGGCGGGCTTGCCGTTTATGTACCAAATGGTCGAGCGGGAAAAGCAAATCCAAGTGCCTAAATACCTGCGCCCAAGAACCGACACACCGAAGTTAACCATTGGGCACGGCGGTTGCTTTGGCTGCATTTACTCTGTTCGCGGGGCGGGTGGGTATCAAATGTTTGGTGTGACACCGGCGCCGATTTTTGATCATGCCCAGCGACAACCCTATCTACAAGACTTTATGTGCTTCTTCCAACCGGGGGATATCGTCAAATTCAAAGCGATTGAGATGGCGGAATATGAAGCCGCCGTTGCTCAGGCAGACGCTGGCCAATTGCAGCTCCGGATTCGTCCGGTGAGCTTTTCGATGGCCGAATTTGAAAAAGACCCAGCGGCTTACAACCGCTCACTGATTGAGGTGCTATATGGCGATTAA
- a CDS encoding biotin-dependent carboxyltransferase family protein, with the protein MAINVLKPGLASSIQDAGRSGYYHLGIPPSGALDQFAFQAANLLVGNDPLAAVLEITLMGPELEFTEDVLVAVTGAVMHPKVNGVPFPLYESFLVRSGEKLTFDYVKRGARAYVAVAGGFAVPEILGSRSTYGLGAFGGYEGRRLQAGDALSHGVATSKAKQGTKLPASMQEELSKQVTLRVMPGLYDHRVKPESLATFFADAWTVAPEADRIGYRLKGGKPLDFVERTPPFGAGSDPSNIVDACYPIGSIQVPSGQEPIILLRDAVSGGGYMMVGAVISADLDLIGQMQPGYQCQFEIVSMEEALAARKTYQEKFQRLYAAFE; encoded by the coding sequence ATGGCGATTAATGTACTAAAACCCGGTTTGGCATCTTCTATTCAGGATGCGGGCAGAAGCGGTTACTACCATCTGGGTATTCCTCCTTCTGGTGCGCTAGACCAATTTGCGTTTCAAGCGGCGAACTTGCTGGTGGGGAACGACCCGCTTGCCGCCGTGCTAGAAATTACCCTGATGGGGCCAGAACTAGAGTTCACCGAAGACGTACTAGTGGCGGTGACGGGCGCAGTGATGCATCCCAAGGTAAACGGTGTGCCTTTCCCGTTGTACGAATCATTTTTGGTTCGTTCTGGTGAAAAACTAACCTTTGACTATGTAAAGCGTGGTGCAAGAGCTTACGTAGCAGTGGCGGGCGGCTTTGCGGTGCCTGAAATCTTAGGTAGCCGCTCTACTTATGGCTTGGGCGCGTTTGGTGGCTATGAAGGACGACGCTTACAAGCAGGCGATGCACTATCGCACGGTGTGGCAACTAGCAAGGCGAAACAAGGCACCAAATTACCGGCATCTATGCAAGAAGAACTCAGCAAACAAGTGACCTTACGGGTGATGCCCGGTTTGTACGATCACCGCGTGAAACCCGAATCACTCGCCACATTTTTTGCCGATGCGTGGACCGTTGCCCCAGAAGCCGACCGAATTGGTTACCGGTTAAAAGGCGGCAAGCCGCTGGATTTTGTTGAGCGTACCCCGCCATTTGGCGCGGGTTCTGACCCTTCCAATATTGTGGATGCATGTTACCCGATTGGGTCGATTCAAGTGCCATCAGGGCAAGAACCCATCATCTTGTTAAGAGATGCGGTATCGGGTGGTGGCTACATGATGGTGGGCGCCGTGATCTCAGCCGACTTAGATCTGATTGGGCAAATGCAACCAGGGTATCAATGCCAGTTTGAGATTGTCAGCATGGAAGAAGCCTTGGCGGCTAGGAAAACCTATCAGGAAAAGTTTCAGCGACTTTACGCCGCATTTGAATGA